Genomic window (Thermodesulfobacteriota bacterium):
AGGCCGGAGACCCGGTTTCCCGGGCCCTTCGCAGCTCGTAACGAGAAAAGAGCCAGCCGATCGCGATCGTGGCCCCGATTCCCGCGGCAGCCAGGGGGATGCGGGATGGGGGTGCGGGTGAAGCCTGCGCGAAGGCTTCGGTGAGGATCTCATAGCCCGCGCCCAGCAGGAGAAGTGCCGTTCCCAGCGCGACCAGGTTCTCGACCTTGTACAGGCCGTACGGAAACCGGGGAGACTTGCGCCGGGAGAGTCGGATGCCGAGCAAGACGATCCCGGCGCCTGCCACGTCCGTCAGGGAATGGAGAGCGTCGGCGCGGATCGCAAGGCTGCCGGTAAGGACAGCCAGGATCGCTTTGATCGCCACCAGGAGCAGGTTGACGGTGACCGACAACCAGGCGATCCGCTCCGCGCCATCCCTGTCCGGGGCCGTCGGTTGGAAACCTGTTGTGTTCATCGGCTCTGCTTCCGAACCTCGCCTTACCTGCCCGGGATGCCTGCCCGCGGAGCCGGCTCCTGTCTCGGCGCCACCCCCTGACCTGCCTTGGGAAGCACCACCGTGAACACCGACCCCTTGCCCGGCGCGCTCTCCACGTGTACACGGCCGCCATGGGCCTCGACGATGGTCTTTACCGTGGGGAGGCCCAAGCCAAACCCCTGCCGGAGCTCGGTGCCGGCGCCGCGGTGAAAGGGATCGAAGAGGTAAGGCAGTTCGTCGTGCTCGATGCCCGGCCCCTGGTCTTCAAATCGCACGGCAAGCTCCGGGCCGAGGTCGTCGAGGGCGATGGTGACCGTCGTCCGGGGACGGGCGTACTTGAGCGCGTTGTCCAGCAGGTTCACGAACACCCGGCGCAGTCGGCCCGCGTCGGCCTGGATGACCGGCAGCTCGGCACGAACCGGGACGACCACCTCGACCTCCGCCTGCGCGGCCTGGAGCCGGTAAGCCTCCACCACCTCGGCGAGCTCTGTTTCGAGAGAGATCGCGCTTGGATTGAGCACAAACTGCCCGGCCTGGAGGCGGGAGAACTCCAGGAACTCGTTCATCAGCGACTCCAGCTTGTCCGCTTCCTTCTTGATCACCTCGAGCGGGCGCCGCGCGGTCTCTGCGCTGATGTCCCCGGCGCCGGCCAGGAGGCGGCGGGCGAACCCTCCGATGATCACCACGGAGGACTTCAGGTCGTGGGCGAACATGGAGGTCAAGTTGTCCCGTTCCCGTTCGGCGCGCTTGAGCTCCGAAAGGTCCTGGAAGGCCTCCACGCCCCCGATCAGGGCGCCGCTGGCGTCGAACAGCCCGGCCGTGTTCATGCGCACGGGGATCCGCTGGCCTTGTCTGTTCCGGATGGTGGTCTCGAGCCGCAGGACGCGATGCTCCTGGTCGAGCACGGTTCGCAGGGGGCACTGCGCGTGGCACCGCTCACCCTGGAGGACCTCGCCGCACGGCCGGCCGATGACCTCGTCTTTCGCGTACCCTGTGAGGTGTTCTGCCCAAGGGTTGAACCCGCTGATGCGCAAGTCGGGGTCGACCGTGACCACGGCGATCGGCAGGCTGTCGACGACGAACCGGTCGTGCGTCAGGGAGGTGGCCGCGCCAGGCTCCAGTCGCGACTGCAGGGGGGCATGAGTTCTAGCCATGGGAAACCCTTTCGGGAGAGACGAGGGGGAGAGGCGGCGACGATGGGCCGGGCTCCGCGAATCCCGGCGCACTCTTACCACTTGGTGCAGGGTGCAAGCGGTCGTAAGTCAACTCTGTAACCCACCAAGCCCACCACCAGGCCTGCCCCCAGGTTCACCGCTTTCACCCGCACGAAATCCCGGCGGGATTCGGCGAGGACCGGGAGCATCCCGTGACCGTCCTGGACCACGGAGCTCGCCACCAGCACGCTCAAAGGCACCGCGCCGCTCACGTACAAGGTCACGAAAACCAGGTGCGGCCCGGACTCCGGGATCAGCCCTACGAGACAGGCAATCAGCAGGACCACCAGCTGATTCTCGTGTAGCCACCCCTCCAAGTGGAGGTGGTCCACGAGCACCCGCATCGCGGTGAGCGCACCCAACGTGCAGAGGAACACCCGAGGCAGGTGGACCTTGGCCACGTGCTGCCAAAGGTGCTCTTCCAGAAAGTGATCGGGCACGGTAGACACGATGAAGAGCCCCAGGCCTGCCGCCAGGAGGAGCGAGACCTTGACCCAGTTCCAGGTCGGAGGCCCCAGCTGCCCAGAGAGCACGCCGAAGAGGAACAACACCAGGAAGACGAGAAGCGTCCCGCGGGCCAGGGTGCAATGGCCCAACTGCTCCACGATGCGACCTCGGGGATAGCAGTGGCACAGCTCCTCTTCGTGGACGCCCAGA
Coding sequences:
- a CDS encoding PAS domain-containing sensor histidine kinase, producing the protein MARTHAPLQSRLEPGAATSLTHDRFVVDSLPIAVVTVDPDLRISGFNPWAEHLTGYAKDEVIGRPCGEVLQGERCHAQCPLRTVLDQEHRVLRLETTIRNRQGQRIPVRMNTAGLFDASGALIGGVEAFQDLSELKRAERERDNLTSMFAHDLKSSVVIIGGFARRLLAGAGDISAETARRPLEVIKKEADKLESLMNEFLEFSRLQAGQFVLNPSAISLETELAEVVEAYRLQAAQAEVEVVVPVRAELPVIQADAGRLRRVFVNLLDNALKYARPRTTVTIALDDLGPELAVRFEDQGPGIEHDELPYLFDPFHRGAGTELRQGFGLGLPTVKTIVEAHGGRVHVESAPGKGSVFTVVLPKAGQGVAPRQEPAPRAGIPGR
- a CDS encoding putative manganese transporter, translated to MVHLLRDSLSHALVITGFVFVMMLVVEYLQVLSRGLWERGLRGSRWRQYLLAALLGALPGCLGAFAVAALRAHGVVSLGALVACMVATSGDEAFVMLAMMPQRALGIFALLFALGIAAGLATDAIFDAGRSSNSNCATGLGVHEEELCHCYPRGRIVEQLGHCTLARGTLLVFLVLFLFGVLSGQLGPPTWNWVKVSLLLAAGLGLFIVSTVPDHFLEEHLWQHVAKVHLPRVFLCTLGALTAMRVLVDHLHLEGWLHENQLVVLLIACLVGLIPESGPHLVFVTLYVSGAVPLSVLVASSVVQDGHGMLPVLAESRRDFVRVKAVNLGAGLVVGLVGYRVDLRPLAPCTKW